The following DNA comes from Anaerostipes rhamnosivorans.
TACGCGCATTAAATGATAATAGAATTATATCAAAAGCGCTTGTCCACTGCAAGATACATTTGCCTTTTCAGAATCCCGGCAAAACAAAGCAGGAAAGCCGTTTAACAGAAGAACGGACCGGGCAAGCCCTACACAAAAAAAAGATCCGGCAAAAACGGCTGTCTTAAACCGTTTCCCCGGATCTTTCATCATCAATTCTTCCCGGTCCCAAATCAGCGGATGCGGTCTGGGAAACCTACCTTGTGCTGTACCTTTCTCAAGGTTTTAGTTGCATAATAAGATGCTTTTTCCCCATTGTCCTTGATGATCATGTTTAAATAATCTTTGTCCTTCATAATATCTTTGTAACGCTCCTGGATCGGACGAAGTTCTTCCACAACCACTTCTCCTACTCGTTCTTTCAGCTTGCCATAGCCCATTCCGTCAAACTCAGCTACCGCTTCCTCCGGAGTCTTGCCATTGATAGAGCAGTAAATATCCAGCAGATTTTTGATTCCCGGTTTATTTTCCGAATAAGCAATGCATGCCTCAGAATCCGTCACTGCCTTTTTAAACTTCCTCATAATAGTATCCGGGTCATCCAAAAGCAGGATATGGGAGTTGGCATTTTCATCGGACTTGGACATCTTCTTTTCCGGCTCCTGCAGACTCATGATCTTCTGCCCCACTTTTCCAATGTACGCTTCCGGAATCGTGAACACATCCCCATATATCTTATTAAATCTCTCCGCAATATCACGGGTGATCTCCAGATGCTGCATCTGATCTTTGCCCACCGGCACCACATCGGACTGGAACAGAAGAATATCTGCCGCCATCAACACAGGGTAAGTGAAAAGACCTGTATTAATATTGTCTGAGTGCTTTTGGGATTTATCCTTGAACTGGGTCATCCGGTTCATTTCTCCCATATAGGTAAAGCAGTTCAGGATCCACATAAGTTCTGCGTGGGCTGAAACATGGGACTGATAGTAAATACAATTTTCTACCGGATCCAGTCCCGCCGCAATATAAAGTGCCAAAAGGCTCCTGGCTCTTTTTCTAAGCTCTGACGGGTCCTGTCTGACAGTGATAGAATGCATATCCACAACACTGTAAAAGCACATGTACTCATCTTTGTCGATATCCACCCAGTTCTTTAAAGCTCCTAAATAATTTCCTAATGTGATGGTCCCTGTGGCCTGCATGCCACTGAATAATGATTTTTTTCCGTCT
Coding sequences within:
- the trpS gene encoding tryptophan--tRNA ligase; the encoded protein is MLDGKKSLFSGMQATGTITLGNYLGALKNWVDIDKDEYMCFYSVVDMHSITVRQDPSELRKRARSLLALYIAAGLDPVENCIYYQSHVSAHAELMWILNCFTYMGEMNRMTQFKDKSQKHSDNINTGLFTYPVLMAADILLFQSDVVPVGKDQMQHLEITRDIAERFNKIYGDVFTIPEAYIGKVGQKIMSLQEPEKKMSKSDENANSHILLLDDPDTIMRKFKKAVTDSEACIAYSENKPGIKNLLDIYCSINGKTPEEAVAEFDGMGYGKLKERVGEVVVEELRPIQERYKDIMKDKDYLNMIIKDNGEKASYYATKTLRKVQHKVGFPDRIR